In one window of Mytilus galloprovincialis chromosome 6, xbMytGall1.hap1.1, whole genome shotgun sequence DNA:
- the LOC143079800 gene encoding uncharacterized protein LOC143079800, translating to MNKFLILSALVVLVSAVSKDDCHNADKCLLTVEDQNISECMDKLSVKTVDCATYSCDDKLSIKITDIQCKYDGQCVSDGVVKKNTATCATFKCETSSNVVGDVTHYKSSMVIIKRECPNPRFIFEPEAKDYFCIGVGKYRRDRENCVQYDCQSMTDADGTVTGMKVQAKHYGCVNPRRGEPGQYMCINENVYRRTFKTCQKHTCIADEHEGKKILRLKSEVYGCKHGETCVLDGAKIDGEKKCTVQQCNVKQLNATHYSNSFELVELKCEDMNGDCHGDQETLPYKIQDKVYNCKCNISFEKKSIGYNECRSMP from the exons ACGCAGACAAATGTTTGCTTACAGTAGAGGATCAAAACATCAGCGAATGTATGGACAAATTATCAGTGAAGACTGTAGATTGTGCAACGTACAGCTGTGACGACAAACTCTCAATAAAAATTACAGATATAC AATGTAAATACGACGGCCAATGTGTAAGTGATGGAGTTGTAAAGAAAAACACAGCAACATGTGCAACATTCAAATGTGAAACAAGTTCAAATGTTGTAGGCGACGTGACACACTACAAATCTTCAATGGTCATCATTAAAAGAG AATGTCCAAATCCACGTTTTATTTTTGAACCAGAGGCAAAAGACTACTTTTGTATCGGGGTTGGTAAATATAGAAGAGACCGTGAAAATTGTGTACAGTATGACTGTCAAAGTATGACAGATGCTGATGGTACTGTAACCGGAATGAAGGTCCAAGCGAAACATTATG gaTGTGTAAATCCAAGACGAGGCGAACCCGGACAGTATATGTGTATTAACGAAAATGTATACAGAAGGACATTTAAAACCTGCCAGAAGCATACATGTATCGCTGACGAACACGAAGGAAAGAAAATTTTAAGACTAAAATCAGAAGTGTATG GTTGTAAACATGGAGAAACATGCGTCTTAGATGGTGCCAAGATCGATGGTGAAAAGAAGTGTACAGTGCAACAATGCAATGTTAAACAACTGAACGCAACACATTACTCGAATTCGTTTGAATTAGTCGAACTCA AATGTGAAGACATGAATGGAGATTGTCATGGTGATCAAGAGACCTTACCATATAAGATACAAGATAAGGTTTACAACTGTAAATGTAATATCAGTTTTGAGAAAAAGTCAATTGGCTATAATGAGTGCAGGTCTATGCCATAA